In Rissa tridactyla isolate bRisTri1 chromosome 5, bRisTri1.patW.cur.20221130, whole genome shotgun sequence, the sequence GATGTGTGGCAGTGTGCCTAACCGGACTCGGTGCCGATGTTACTCGatacagaaaaatgcttctaggaaagttttacttttattttattttattaatggtACTTTCCTGGCAGGCTTGTACTGCCAGCAAGAGGCTGGAGGGGGACAGGTATCGTGTTCCCTGAACCTTATCAATCAATGGCAATCCACTGGGCTGAAGCCAGCTGGCATAATGTCCTTTGCTGTTTGAGTGCGTGATTTGCCTGGTATCAATTGTGGGTGCCTTGTACTCACCTAAATGTCCAGTCGTACTTCAGCCTATTGGCTTCTTATCAGCAGTTTTATGTGGTGTAGCCTCATTGTGTGGGTTGGTTTATTAAAGGTACTTCTCTTCATGGGCTGTAGGTACTCTGTCTGGGAAAATACCCAGGAACCTTAGATAAACAGGGTTTTGGGTGTGTGCCCTTCAGTGTCTTGTCATACGGTGTTTCTGCTTCCTCTCTTGGCTTTGTTCTTCCTACAGAAGCTTTTACAAGTTCCTAAACCGTTTCACTGCCAGGTTTTTCCACTACATTCCTTCATGAATAGGATGCCAAGGATTCAGAGTGGCATTCTGTGCCAGGACATACATCTGTTGTTCTGCTTGCTCTTTTGACCACCTTCAGCCCCTGTGTTTGCCACCATATCCTCTAGCAGCAGTTGCagcattttccttcttcccttgtCCCGCAGGTGGTGTGCACAGAAGAGTGCGTGTCCCTGTCACGTGCACATGTGGTAGTTTTAAGCCTTGGGACACGGGTGATGTGTCTGgtgaagaaatgaaggaaagttTTACTAGAGTTGGAGTGCTTCTAGGCTTTTCCTCTGACGTGGAGTGTTCTGGAGGTGGGAGTACATGCAAGcctgcctcctctcctcttgGCTGCCATAAGTGTCTCTTCACAAGTCTGCCGGACTATAGTCCCTgtgctgtgaaggaaaaaaaaaaaaagtgatcactGCAAGAGCTACAGACCCTTAGAGTTAATAGAAATGCACGAGCTGGAGGTTGAGAGGCAGCCGGCAGCTCCAAGTGTTGTCCCCTCAattccttctaaagcagatctGCGTGAGTCTGGATCGTACCTGATCTGTTGACCAGGCTCAGCGTAGTTACTGAGTCAAAGCACGTACTGCCTCCTAGGTGTGTTGGGAATTAACTTGTTTTCCTGGGTTAGTGTGAACTTGGCAAGGGGAACATTACCATATATAGTTCAGTAAGTGTGGCCTCTCACGGTGAAAATAAATATCTAGAGATTTAATCTTTTTATAGTTTCTTCACTTGCACGCTCCTTGtgaacctaattttttttttttttcttctcttctggagTTTGGGCAGAAATTCAATCGAGGCTGAAAACAGCAAAACCTCCTCGGGTTTCCTGTGCTGTGAAGAAATTATTCTtgagaaaagagctttttttctaattgacctttttttttttttaaaaaattttcgcTTTTCAGACCTTCTAAGAAATCTAGGTCTTTGACAGACCCAGGTGCAGGTTGGCTGGCACTCCCTCTCGACTGGCAGAGCATTTTCCCTGAaagtccctgtgctctgcagtcCTCCCGCATCTTCCTTGGACGCGATCCCTGGGCTAAGGTGCTGCCTTCAGGCAGCCTCCGATGGCGTTTCCCTGCTAGGCTCCAAGCTAATAAATAACTGCGCATTGTAGCGTGGTCTGTTTTGTTAAAAGTGGTGTGTGATTAAACCAGTGTTACAAATGTGTAACGGATTAGAGGTGTATTCGTGGCTTGTCAGAATGTGATGACAAAATAACTAGAAAATACAGCggctttttttattcccctcttcATAAaagttgcaggtttttttctctaaactaTCTTCAGCTTCCCCCTCTGcatatattggggaaaaaaaatctcttcaaatcCTTGACTTGTCAGTTTTCTCTCTGAATCCGCTCGACGCAGTTTAATGGAAGCTGTTTAATTGTTAACACTATTACAGATAAGAATGCTGAACTTTCCTTTTATCCGTTCAATGTGCTTGTATTCTGGCACATGTTAGTTATTGTAAACGTGCATATGCTGGCGGTGCCGGCAGAAATGCTTTGGGTATGGTAGGAGCTTAAAAGAAAAGTCTTCTGTcatcctttttagaaaaaaataaaatacagacacTGAGTAGTTGGTGATGAACTGGCAGATAGGTAGAACAGAGAGGTATTgcaactgcttttgtttttcttctaaacgGGGATGtaagagctttttaaaaagaggaCCTAGAGAAAGCAGTGACAGAGGAAAAGAGTAAAACTTCCTGGAAACGTGCGAGAAAAGAGAGGAGTCACTTTGGGTTGTTGGCAGAGGCAAAAAATGTTCTTAAAACAAAGCATTGAGAGCCGTTTTCAGCAATCCTTTGAATCCTGTCTGGAGGGGGTAGCTAGTGGTGCTCCTCGTGCCCTGCCCTGAGGGAGCAGGTAGGGTAACGCCGTGTTAATTGGTCACCTTGATGAGAATGTCTCCTAAAGGAGTTTGAGTCACAGGTACAAGCCAATGTTACAGGCTGCGTTTATTGTTGCTTGAGCAAATAAGCAAAACCAGAGAACTAGCAAAGGGTCTCTGCAGCTCACCAGTCGTGGCTAAACGTCCTGTTCTTCTCGCGGTGGTCAGAGACATACTTCGCAGCACGCTGAACTTTCCAGTCCAAACCATCCAGCTTTGTCTTTCCTGCTAGCTCAGGGACCTCTGGATTTTCCTTTGCCATGGCAAGTCTTTGTGGGAGATGTTGTTAGGTGCCTGCTGTCTCTCACGTGTTAACCACACGCTCCTTTGGAATTCTTTTTGACTTCTTCAAGATATCTCTCACATAGAACATAAGTTTGCTCTAAAGCTTGTCAAGATCATGGCAGGAGTTAGTGTCATCTCTTAGgtgaggagagaagcagaaggcGTGAGATTTTCCAGTAACAGAACAGTGTATTTTGAGCATCCCCATTAAGAAGAAATGTCcttagcattttatttatttttatgttataaaaCCAGGTGTCTGCGTATATGAGGTGGCGGAAATCCTCCagataatgttaaaaaaataaaataaatttggcaAAATAAAACCTATTCTAGAATATCAGTGAGCGGATTTTAAGAATAAATGAATGTGAGTGCCATGACAAGAAGAACGTTCCAGGGCAGTGCACTGGCTGGGTTGCAGCAAAAAGTATCTGGTCGCAATTTATCCAGTATATGCTGTCAAGCTCTcacaaaatatttcctgttttatAACAGCAACTCAGGCATGAGAATCTCGTGAACCTGCTAGAAGTGTGCAAAAAGAAGAAACGGTGGTATCTGGTGTTTGAATTTGTGGATCACACGGTGCTTGATGACCTTGAGGCATCTCCAAACGGACTAGACTACAGCAGGGTTCGGAAATACTTGTTTCAGATTATGAGAGGAATAGCATTTTGTCACAGTCATAATGTAAGTATGCAACAAGAAGTCAGCTCTGCAGTTAACCTTGAATGAATAGATACAGAAGCGTACATTTTTGATATATATTAAAACTTAGAGAAATAAAGCTTTGGCTGacaaggaagaggcagagcagaagggacAGACTGAATTTCATATGAATTCAGAGCTTGATGTCAGCTAATCCCGTAGCCTGCCTCAGGTGGATTTGTGAGGGTGTTTGAAAGGAAGGGTCCAGAAGTCCATGGGGATCCGATGCTTGATGGCACCTTATTGTAGGTTGGTTTATCTTGCAGGGGGAGAGAGTCTCTCTCAGAAATTTGATTCTGACAGCGCCCATGCAAACATGTAGGCTCGCTTTTTCGCTTCATTGGGTTTAGGTTTTTGTTCGCAACTGATTTCTAACAGGTTTGCCAACTTAATCCTAGTtgtataactatatatataaacACGCACATATTTGTCTATTCATTTTTATGTTTGGGAAATTGTGTCTCTCATGAATCCCTAAAATACTCTTCACATTTAACTGCAGGACATGCCCATGCCCTTGCGATACTTCAGCTTTTAAACTTGTAGTCGAGGCCAGATTTTCAAGCATAATAAATTGTGCCTGTTAAAATACCTACAGTAAACACATCTGCATAGCAGATGTAGAGAGATACGTAAAATAAATGCTTCTGTGTGCAAAAATTAGAGGTTCTGTGTTTACGTGTGCACTTGGGTCGGCACCTATTCATTGCCTATGTGCATGTCGTTGTCTTTTAGAGACTCTGTATTTTCTCATGCctacaaaaatgtaattttctccCTGGATGTGAGAAAGCTACTATTTTTGGTGAGCCAGTCAATTTACTATGTAGAAGTGGGGAATTTATTTGTCTTGACTCgctttttttctgtgcagataatACATCGGGATATTAAGCCAGAGAACATACTAGTTTCCCAGTCAGGAGTTGTAAAACTATGTGACTTTGGATTTGCCCGCACCATAGCAGCTTCTGGGGAAGCTTACACAGACTACGTGGCGACCCGATGGTACagagctccagagctgctggtgggagaTACCAAGTATGGCAAGTAAGACTGGCTTGTGAGGCTGCGGAAGGGTTGTGGGCACGTGAGGAGTGTGGAGGGGGTTGCTCTGTGTTTTGGGGAGGCAGGGGACTATTGCTTGGCAAACAGGTTAAAGGGATGCTGCTCAGCATTCCCTGGTTATTCGCTTGTGAAGGTTTAAGCCTCCTTCTCTCTTCCACTCTGCGGCTAACTGCTGCCGGTGCTAGGCTTTCCTGGACCAAAAGGCGAGGAGAGCCCTCAGCATTCCTCATCTGTTGTCTATAGGAGCTTTTCCATTGCCTATGCTAGTACTGGAGGAGGTTATGATTAGAATTCCCTCCCGTGCAGTTGGAGTCATGGAGGGAAGACAGAAAAGTCCCTCCAAACAATTAGAGATGGACGTTTCAGAAGGGAGTGGGTGGGatgaatgagatttttttcttactgcgATCCCCAGTGCAGCAAAACCAGGTCAGAACTTAAACCGTGTTCTTCACAGGACTGTTAGTACAATTGTGCAGATTTATGTATGTCCCTCTATTACTTAAACTTAATTTTCAGTAAACGTGCCTGAAGAGCGGATGCCTGCACAAAGAGGAGCGGCTTACCGTTGTGCTCTCTAAAGTGCAAGATTCTACTGATGCGTTATattagtttttttaaagcattgggGTTTGGAACCTGATTTTACACCTGTCAGGCTTCTGCTAGCGTTTGCCTGCTTCAAGAGCTGGATCCTTGCCATTCATCAGAGCACTCGTAAGCCTGGAAAACAGCTGTCGTGCTGTTTAGGGGGCAAAGCCGCCCTCTGGGCCTGTAACCTGCTGAAGACGTGCTGTGCGCTGGCCTGGCTCAGCCTTTAGATCAAAGAGAGGAACGAAGCCACGCTGAGCTGGGATGtcgggttgttttgtttttttttccagggctgtCGACGTGTGGGCTATTGGTGCTCTGATAACAGAAATGCTTACGGGAGAGCCCCTCTTCCCTGGAGATTCCGACATTGACCAGCTCTACCATATCACCAAATGCCTGGGTAAGAACAGCCTGTCGGGCTCCTAGTGCCTGCTTAGTAATGAAGGAGTCAAGTACATTTTGACGGGCGAAGTTGAGTGTAGGGAGAAAGGCTGTGGTGCACGCTGAACTGTTTCTGAGAGCCTGTACTTTTAGTGCCTTTTACAAAGGGGGAGCTGGGAAGTTGTGAGTACAGCATCAGTTCCTGGCACACAGGTAAAAACAGAACGACACTGATTGTAGCTCTTAACGGTAGTTCCGACACAGTATTTCAGCCTCTCAAATGTTTCACAGGACTGCTCTGTATTTCTTCTGAGTGGTTGCTTTGGTTGTGTGATTCCAGGTAATTTAATTCCAAGACACCAAGAGTTATTCTATAAAAATCCCCTCTTTGCTGGCATGAGGTTGCCTGAAGTGAAGGAGGCCGAATCTCTGGACAAACGC encodes:
- the CDKL2 gene encoding cyclin-dependent kinase-like 2 isoform X5, whose amino-acid sequence is MEKYQVLGLVGEGSYGVVTKCRNKESGQIVAVKKFLESEEDAVVRKIAVREIKLLKQLRHENLVNLLEVCKKKKRWYLVFEFVDHTVLDDLEASPNGLDYSRVRKYLFQIMRGIAFCHSHNIIHRDIKPENILVSQSGVVKLCDFGFARTIAASGEAYTDYVATRWYRAPELLVGDTKYGKAVDVWAIGALITEMLTGEPLFPGDSDIDQLYHITKCLGNLIPRHQELFYKNPLFAGMRLPEVKEAESLDKRYPKLSAAVLDLAKKCLQIDPDKRPSCAELLQCDFFNKDGFAERFAQELKLKIQKDARDHQLQKKSKISKRDKDEFLEERKILGVQS